The sequence CTTCTTGGCCCTCCGAGAGATGATCGAGGAGATGTACCAGATGTATGGGGGCCCCGTGGTGCTGGTCGCCCACAGCATGGGCAACATGTACACGCTCTACTTTCTGCAGCGGCAACCACAGGCCTGGAAGGACAAGTATATCCATGCCTTCGTTTCACTGGGTGCGCCCTGGGGGGGCGTGGCCAAGACCCTGCGTGTCCTGGCCTCAGGTAAGACCTTCCTGGTCCCTCATGGATGGCTGCTGTTGCCAGGAatgcctcctccttttttttttttttaacgtggtCTATGCTATGCCAACATCCTTCATGTCTCCTCCCTGGACTAACATCCTTCTTTCCCCAGAGTgcctttctttctatttcattttggggggcccagtgggatggctcagtggttaaaggaactcactgtgtaagcCCAGCGATCtgcgttcaatccccagaaccagtATAAAGGTCTAAGGACGGGACAGTTCCACAAATTTGTCATCTGACCTCAACATACAGGCAtgacatgtgtgctcacacataccGTGTGCACACAGTAATCaattaaaacaagtatttttccTCCAAAAGAAAATCTAATGCTGTGGCTGGTGAGGAGCCTCAGCCGGCTAAGGCTCTTGTTGCCAAGTCTGAGGGCCTGAatccagtccccagaacccacatgatagaaggagaaaaccagcccccacgagttgtcttctgacctccacatgcacgctgtagcacacacacacacacacacacacacacacacacacacacacacacacacttaagaaaaaaaaaaaagcaattgtggggcagtggtggcgcacgcctctgttcccagcacttgggaggcagaggcaggcatatccccgtgagttctaggccagcttggtctatagagcaagatccaggacagccagggccacacacacagaaaaaccctgtcttgaaacacccctCTCCCAAAGAAAGCAATGGAAGAAAATCTAATAGTCTCTCCTCTCCAGTTGATAGTCCTTGTAATCTCTGTAATCTGTTGTAATACTGTATGTAGAGCGGTGTAACAATTGGTCACACAGTATTtgcttatgtgcacatacacacagtgctGAGTGCCTGGCAGAAGGGTTTGACTCACAGTTCTTTGAGGTCCcttttcaagtcttttttttaagatttttgtttattgccgggcggtggtggtgcacgcctttaatcccagcactcgggaggcagagccaggcggatctctgtgagttctgtgaggccagcccgggctaccaagtgagctccaggaaaggcgcaaagctacacagagaaaccctgtctcaaaaaaccaaaaaaaaaaaaaaaaaaaagatttttgtttttatgtatacagtattctgcttgcatgaatgcctgcaggccagaagagggcaccagatctcattacagatggttgtgaaacacaatgtggttgctaggaattgaactcataacctttagaagagcagccagtgctcttaacctctgagccatctctccagcccctcaagtcTTTCTTACCCCATCCCCACTTTCCACACAGGAGGCAGGCTGACTTACCATTTCCTGTTTATGAGTTtcatctacctctgtgggcctgCAGTACAGGGAGGAGGCAGGTGTGGGTCTGGCTGGGTCTGCTTGCCTGGCAGTTGGGAAAGTCAACCCTCCCTTGGTCCTTCTCCAGTTGTTTTTATGACTGTAGGACCCACCATCTGCAGCCATGGGGCAGGGCCTCCTGGTGCAGGAAGAGGCTACCTCCTTCCACCATGACTGAGTGGTAGCCCGGGGGGCCCCCTCACTTGGGGACTGTGAGCCAGGACCATCTCAGGGTTCCTAACTTTtccctttctgccatcactgatACTGCCTGACCTGCTTGCTCATATGAACGTTACAATCAGGTCAGGTTCAACATTTCTCCCAGGAGTGACCCTGAATTGAGTGGACAATGAGCTCATGGCTCAGACCTTTAGATACAGTAAGGATTCATCACAGTCCTATGCTCTGCCATTCCTGGGCCTACAGGAGCCATGTGGGTGGGTGCCTTCAGAATTTGATGGGGAGTCATGGTAAGATTTCAGGCATTGACCATCTCAAAGTTTTCCTGTAAAACCCCTTAAATCTTTACCGCAGATGTTAGGAAACTGCTGTCAACCCTAGAAAAccaggagtgggagagagagaagtccGTAGACTCCTGAGGGTTCCCCTTCCCCCGAGGATTCTAGAGGTAGCAGGCAAAGCTGAGACCCTGGGGTCAGCAGAAGAGGGCTGTCGCTTTCAGAGTATTGGATAATGGGCGATGATAGTACTTGAACAAGTAGTAACTCCTTCCTAAGTTGCCTCAGGCCCTGCAAGTCTCATTGGCTAATGGGAAGAGCTGACTCCAGCTGCAGATTTCTACCCCATTGCCTTGCTTCGAGCAAGTCTGGCCTCCTGGGCCAGTGCCCAGGCTTTTAGATGGGAGGGATAAAACCAGACTGGCTGAATGCTGGTCTGGACCTAGGAAAAGAAAGGCAAGTATGCAGTTCAGTGTgatcaaacaaagcaaacaaacaaacaaacaaacaaaccaaccaaccaacccccaCCAGGCCTGTTGACCTGCTGCTTCACCTTAGATAAGACTAGTGCCTACAGGTGATAAACACCTAGCAGGGTGCCCTTTATAGATAAGCAAACATAATAAATAGTTTAAGGGGCGGGGGAGGCAAGTGCTGGCTGAATCTCTGGTGTGGAAATACATAAGGAACATGAAGATATGATTGTATGCtttccacatacataaaaaaaatgtaggaaagaaaaaaaaagaaagaaagaaaaagaactaaagcCAGTAGTGCAGAGATGGGGATCATGATGGCGGCTCACAGTCCAAGATTCTGGAGTATTGACCACTGGTGGGTTGGTGAACCTGCTGTCCATATAGTTTGCTTCCCTTGGCGCAGGTTGATCTGAGCCCTTCCCTTTCAGGAGACAACAATCGAATCCCTGTTATTGGGCCACTGAAGATCCGGGAGCAGCAGCGGTCCGCTGTCTCCACCAGCTGGCTACTGCCATACAACCACACCTGGTCACATGAGAAGGTATTCGTGCACACCCCCACAGCTAACTACACACTCCGTGACTATCACCGGTTCTTCCGGGACATCGGATTTGAGGATGGCTGGTTCATGCGGCAGGACACAGAAGGGCTGGTGGAAGCCACGACGCCACCCGGTGTGGAGCTGCACTGCCTCTATGGGACGGGCGTCCCCACGCCGGACTCTTTCTACTACGAGAGCTTTCCCGATCGCGACCCCAAGATCTGCTTCGGTGATGGTGACGGCACCGTGAACGTGGAGAATGTCCTGCAGTGCCGGGCCTGGCAGAGCCACCAGGAGCACCGGGTATCACTGCAGGAGCTGCCAGGAAGTGAACACATTGAGATGTTAGCCAATGCCTCCACCTTGGCTTATCTGAAACGCGTGCTTTTTGAGCCTTGAGTCCTGTGCCAAGCAGGgctgctgggtggctggaccATGAGGCTGCTCTTGGGCTCAGACTGTTTCATGGCCTAGAAGCTTGGTGAAGTTTGTGACCAATATTTAAGGTCCTAGGTCCTAGGCTGTGAGGTGTCTGCCTCGGGGGATActgtttctcagccttcctgtgtAGCCTGGcagtgaagaaggaagagaagtgtGGACTCAAAGGACGTTTGATGGAAAGATTGCTGCTACTGATGGACTCGAGACCTCGGACTGGCTCTGTGGGCTGGCTTGAGTGGGTCCTCACCCCAGTCCTCAGCTCAGGCCATGCAGCCCTCCTCGTTCTCTGGCCTTTCTCTTCTAGCCCACTGGGCCCTAACCTTACTGTGAGGGATGTTACTGAGCTGAGGTCCTGCCCTGGAAGGTTCCACAGTGACCCTCAGGTGACCTTCCCACACACTGGCTTCAGGTGGCCTACTGGCTGGGGTTGCTAGCTTCCCTGTGACCTCGCTGGTGGATGTCCTGAGTGTGGCCTCCTGGAGGCAGTCCAGCACCCCTGCGGGCAGGGCGGTTTGTTGTGTCCTCCATAATTCCTCCTGGGATATTCAGACTCCGCTCCTACCTCTCACCTCTGGCGGCATCCTAGTCCTAGTACTGGATTGGGCAGCAGAGGACCCCTCAATTCCGGCGGCCATGTCCTGGGATTCCTGATCTCCTTGGTTGTGATGTGGAGCCCAGCGCTGCAGCTGGGCTCTCTCGGTTCTGGGAACTGTAGTTTCAGGAGAGCAGGGCCTCAAGTCATGACCTTCTAGCTGGGTACCTAGGAAGAAGGGAGCTCAAGGGAGCAACCGTGGTTACTTCCAGCTTCCTTGAGCCCCCTTCCTGAGAACTCCACCACCATATTGCACCCTGCTGTAGGGTCTTTCTGCCACCCACTTGGGCTGGCACAAGGGTTGAGAGGTGGTAGAGTTCCTGCCCAACACGTGCTCCCACCGGGCAGCTGAATGGGTTTTAGTTTGCAGGAATTTTGTCCAGAGACTTGAAAGGGTCCCCGAGAGAGCTAGGAGCAGAGGGTCCCAGCGAGGGGTTTTTATGTTTGCCCCATGGATGCTGCACGATCTCTGTGACAGCAGGGATGGTGAATCTGGGCCTGTCTTAGGGACAGTGAGCCTGACTATAGGCTGAGACTTGGGTCAGCTTTTAGGTTGGGGTCCCCAAACCACTTTCAGGCTGGACTACATACACTGCCTTCCCATGATGATTCTGGCACTGGACTTCCCTTGTTAAGCACATTCCCATCATCTATCCCTCACCTGGGTGGTGTGCCCCTCGCCTGGGGCGCTGACCCAGCTGTACCTCGATTTTGGCAATAAAAGTATTCTGGATGCTGTAAGGTGCCCTGTTCTGCGCTGTGCGTGAGAGGAGGGAGGTGTGAAGTATGAGGGTGCTATAGAGGTGGGCAGTTGGGCTGCAGCTTTGCTGGGGACTTGCCGGGGTCTCAGCCTTATGCTCTGACTTTGCTTTGCCCTCCTGGCTTCTCTGGAATCCATTTCTCCACTGGGACCAAGAAACAGACCCAGAGCTGTATCTCTCGGAGTTGGGCTCTTGTCCTCACCCTGCTTCTGCCCGATCAGTGGTCCCCAAATGATGTCCTAGAGCTGATGGTGGGGATAAAGGGAGGTCCTGCAGATGAGCCTGGTTGGACTCTAGCCTCTGTCTTCACTCAGCTTCTGGTCTCAGCGTCCTTTGAACTTAAAGATCATTTCAGGAAGTGGCCTTCCTTAGATTCAGCATCTtgtctccctgcctcctgagtctaGACAGGAGGTCACAGTAAGGGATCAGGCACCGGCCAGCTCAGTGTCACCACAAGACGGCTTAGAACTTGGCTTCAGATGGTAGGAAACAATTGCTAGCCCTGAAAACCCAGGAGAAAGACAGGGAAGTCCGTGGACCCCTGTGAGCTTTCCTGTTCTCAAGGATCCTAGTAGGGGAGAGAGACTAGGTTAAGACTAAGGCAAAGAGGGATGAGTAGGGATGATGACTAAGAAATGGGAGCACGtggagatggatggatgaagggaGTGTCTGAGATGGGGAAGCATGCAGAGGGATTGGGCCCCAGCCTGAACTTGGTGGTGTGGAACCTGGGGCCCCTGAAGATGGTTAGTTCCAATACCAGGTTCCCAGTTGAGTTGGTCAGACTAGACTCCAGGTGTTGACATACTCTGGGGCCACTAGAGGGCGATCTAAGCCTCGCTGTACCAGGTACAGAAGGCAGAGTTAGCCAGATCTGGAAGGAAGGGATGATCAAGAAGGGGGAATGAGCTgaggacatacaggcccagctgTGGCACCAGCCCAAGTGTCATCCCACCTCTTTTTAGCTCTACTGGGACCTCATTTTCAGAGATGCAGAGAAGGCCCTCCACCAGCATCAGCCAATTTTCCCGagcctcagcttccttccttccttccttccttccttccttccttccttccttccttccttccttccttccttccttccttcctccctccctccctccctccctccctcccttccctcccttccctccctcccttctttcctttccttccttcattatgtatacagtgttctgtctgcatgtatgactgcaggccagaagagggcaccagatctcattacagatggttgagagccaccatgtggttgctgggaattgaactcaggacctctggaagagcagctagggctcttaacctcggaaccatctctccagccccagagcctCAGCTTCCTTATCTGATTAATgaggataaataaatatatcctgCAGGGATACTCCTGTAGGACAAGAATGCATGCTGATGTTGGAAAACATCTGATCCTGTGTCTTATAcattgtgagctctcagctgatGAGCTTTATATGTGAATGTGAGACAGCAAagccagagatctggatgaaagtcagaaggtttctctgtgcagctacTGCAAGGACAAATGGGTGGCTGTCCCTGAATGGAGGGAGTGTTGGATCAAGCTCAACTGACCTAAATATATGCAGATTCACTTAAACACTTCCAGAGGTGTGTAAGGATGTAAGGGGATCCAGCTGCTGCCCAGGCTTCAATACCTATAGTACACATACCCCAACGCCAACAGGTGTTGTCCTGACACCTTGTCTGTGGAGCTCTAGGTAACATGGGGCGGGGAGTTTACATCAAGGAGTAATGGTGCCCTCATATCCTGctccccaccctctaccctgccTCTTGCCTGGGTATCCGAGGGTCTGGCTGCAGGCTCGTGCTGGGAAACCTCCCTCATCCTCAGAGTGGTGCAAGAGATCACCTGTTGATTTCTTTAGACATTCTACCATGCTCTTTCTTGATGCTGGAGCCTGAACTCTCCTCAGAGTCCCTGCCatgctgttgtctgtctgtctgtctgtgttgtcCATGTGttaatgactcttttttttttttttttttttttttgtgggagctgaggaccaaatccagggccttgcacttgctaggcaagcgctctaccactgagctaaaccccaacCCAATGACTTTTAATAAACTCCATACACCCAACAATCCATCTCAGGGCCCTCTTGAGCCTGCATCAGAGGCCTTTCTAGGGTTCTAAGCAGAGGATACAAAAAGGGATGGCACCAACAAGGGTCCCTCAAGGACTGTCATCCTATAGGTGTTAAGTCTCAGCtcgggacaaatggctaactgagatgCCTTTTGACATATCCAATCAGACACTGACTGCCAGGCTCTCCCAGAACCTGTTCCTCCCAATCAGGAGTCCTGGCACCTCAGCACTTCTCACCACCCTCCTTGTCCCCTGCCCTGAACCCCTCCAGCCCCTGAGCTGCTGTCCTCCCCTCAGCTTCTCTTTATGTAtaaactcagccattttggctatgTGCTCTCTTGGCCTCTTAGTCCTCAGCTCGTCTCTTTGCCCATCTGTCTTgctctgtttccctctctctcttgctccccccccccactccctctccttTCATGGCCGGGTCTATtttgctggccatgttcagtccaGAGTCTTCCAGATCCCTCTGGCTGTGCCCTCCCttgtatctacaataaaaacctcttCAGCCATACCTAGGAGTGgtcatgtcttcattttcatttatcagggagcagaaaggaaggttttaggagagtttttttttttaagatttatttatgtattttatatatatgagtgctctatctgcatgtatccctgcacaccagaagagggaaggcatccgatctcattacagatggttgtgagccgccatgtggttgctgggaattgaactcaggacctccagaagagcagccagcgctttTAACccttcagccatctctccagcccagtcatTGCAAATTTTGCACTTAGAACAGCCCAATCACGTTACAAAAGTGCACACTTTGTAGAATTTCAAAATCAGTTTACAAAACAAAcatgtaaccccccccccccaccaagatcataatattttaagtaattttggGTGGGGCATGGAGTGTGTGTGGCAGGTGCTGCGTGTTGGACAGCTGGCTGGGGATTGGCATGTGGATTGGGAAGAGAGATGTTCAGATGCTGTTCATTTCTAGATTCCCCATGGAGTGAATGGGAGTAAGGGTTTGAGTGCCTGAACCAGGACACCTGGCTAAAAATGCCTGGGAAGCAGAGTGTGGTGAATCTTGGACGAGATCATGGTACCACATTTTGGGGTACAGCATGTTCCCCAACCAACTAGTTTAGCCACACATACTCAATAAACTGATAAATGGAGCCAAAttaatagtgaaaagcagaagaagatttattcaatgtgaaTAAATTCactttgggaagagggacaaagagattCAGTGACTCCCCCAAGCCTGGTTTTTGGGGATCCTGATATGAAgataggatttatttatttacatttttcaggataggttttctctgtgtaattggaactcagtagatcaggctggcctggaatacaCAGAGGTCTCTACCCCCCAAACGCTGAGATTAAAGACTTGCTCCAtttcccgggggtgggggtgggggtggggtgggggtggtgttaaatttttttattctttgcttttgttttgagatgtgggtgggtggggatgtctgtgtaaccttggctgaccttgaatttagagatccacctgcctctgcctgggggGGCTCAGATTAAAGCCAGGTGTCACTAAGccctgctaatttttttttaagatttattttactttatgtatgtttttgCTTTCCTGCGTGCATATGTAACACAGGCGTGCTTGGATCCCCAAGAATTAGGGTTACGGGTGGTTTTacatcacgtgggtgctgggaattaaaactCCTTCCCTCtgccagtgatcttaactactgagtcatctcttctgcTCCCAGGATAGGGTTTAAATCTTAAACAAGAAGTTCGGAAACCAGATGTAGTCGCTTGTGAATTCCAAGTCTCTCTTTGAAGGTCCATCGGATCAGTTGTAAATCTTTCTGCCAGAGGTAAGTCCCTCCTTTGGATGCTTCAGGCACTTCCTCTCCTAGCAGGAAATTCCTGGAGGAAATAGTGGTTTCTTGgggtccattttttaaaaaagtccgATAGCCTAGGAGGAGAGCACAACTGTCTCTTTGGAATATATTTATTCCTACCAGACAGGTCGGTTAGAGGGTCCAGTGGAATATAAAAGCAGGAGGTCTAAGCCTGAGCGCCCGCGCTAGCAAAGAAGAAGATAACCcaaagggagacagaggaggagcaaCCAGAGCGAGAGAAGAGGGCAGGAGGCTGCCGCTTCCCCGAGAAGGGTGTCAGCAGGGTTGGGCGAGATCAGGACAAAGCCCTGGGTGGCTAAGGGAGCTAGAAGTGGCTGTGCCTCCCAGGGTCGAAGTGAGTCAACTGCATGGCAGAGCACAGGTCCTGGGTGTGCATTTCTCCCTCGATTCCATAGGCTGAAGGCTGGCAGCCCCACGGGGAGGCGGTCCAGCGGTCTTTGTGTGAACTGGCGGAGGTCCCATTGGATGTGGAGCCCCCACCTACAGCCAAGAAGGAAACGGAGCGTGGGGACCCTCTAGAGCTCCACGCGGCGGCATCCCCACGGGCTTCAAAAGTGACTGCGTGCAGAGTCCGGGAGTGGCCATCCCAGGGGGTGGGTCACCGGACCCCAGTCCCAGTCCGCGCCTGGAGGCTGCTCCTAACGGCACGCAGATCGCCTCGGGCCCCGGCGTGCTCTGGTGCCCGGAAGCCACGCCGCCGGAGGCCCCCGCTCCGAGCCGGGTCCCCAGGCGGCGCGCGCTGTCGCGATCCGGTGCGAGTGACGTGGCGTGGGCGGGGCTTGAGCGGCTGCCGGGGCGGCAGCGCGACCGAGCATCCTGGCGGCGCGGCGACCCGGGGAGCTCACTGGTGGGAGCCAGGAGGTGAGAGGCTGCCTCTGGTTCCGTCCGGGGCCGGTTCCGGTTCGGTCCGGGCCGTCCGGGCCGCCACCGAACGCTCTGCTCGGCCGCCGTCGCCGCGGGCTGGATGCGGGCCGGAAACCGCGTGGGGCGGAGGGCGCGGGAGGGACGCGGCGGCCGAGAGGAGGACGCCGGGAGCGTGGAGCCGGGAGCCGACCGCGGTGTGAGGGgggcgtgcgcgcgcgcgctcgctcgctcgctcgtgTGTGAAAGAGCCTGGGTGGTTTTGTGAGTGTGCAAGaccctaagtgtgtgtgtgtgaaagagaaaacTGCGAGACAGCGAGTGTGAGGGAGaccctgcgtgtgtgtgtgtgtgtgtgtgtgtgtgtgtgtgtgtgtgtgtgtgtgtgtgtgtgacggaaAAAACCCAGAGTGTGAGGAGAAGAACTGTGGGTGGGAGGGTAACTCGAGAGTGTGTGCGACCCTGAGAGAGACGGAGACGGTGAAGGAGGGTTGCGTGTGAGGGAGACGGAGGGTGGAGAGACGGAAAGACGGGGTCCTGCGCAGCCCGTGACCGCCTGAGCCCGAGTGATCCCCGGGAGCCGAGAGACCGCGAGCTGGAAGCTGGTGGGAGAGAGACCGCCAGCGCGGAGGGCCGAGATTGCCGGGCGGGTGTGTGAACGCAGGAATGCAGTTTCTCGGGGCTGTTGAAACCTCTGGCTCGTGTTGGGACCTAGAGGGCCGAGGAATTGGCGTATGGGAGGGAACACGGTGCTCTTGGTGTGGCGCTTTGGAGTGTCTCCATATTTTCTCATCTCGTTTGACCATCTCGTGTCACAAATGTCAAGACATGTTTGTGAAGCATTCTGAAAATTCTGCACCGAGCGCTAAAGCCCAAAGGCTGCTCACCGTGTTGTGTAATGGGTCAGTATAAATAGAAATCAACATCTAATTTAACAAGTCATGGGGGACCAATCGTGAACAGGGGGCTGTGGGTGGGAAAGAATTCAGTCTctgctgttggtggtggtgggggaccgCTCAGTTTTGGGCAGCTAATCTTAACAGGCTGTGTAGTGGGATGCTCAGCTGGTTGGCACCTTGTTTTTGAGAGCTGCTGTGGGATTTGAAGACTTAGCGGGAGCCGATCTGAAGCCTGCAGTCGCTTCCTGGGGTCATTTTTACTTCTTTACCTGGTGAGGCCAGTCAGGAAGCTGCCCAGGCTACCTGCTGGGTTAAGGTTCCGTTGTGGTTTCATACAGATGGCTTTTGCTCCCCGACTTTGGTCTTAGGCTGTTTATATTGAGTTATATTTGGCTTTCCTTTCTTggcaaatgtaaagaaaaatcacaatCGTGATGGGGACGTAGTGCCTCGGACAGTACTTTCCTCCTTACTTTGGGGGAAAGCTCTGAGTCTCATCTCTAGTTCCTCAAACAagagaggaaaaggcaggaaggcagacaaagacaaaaagaaaaccttaagCTGGATTCCCCCCGCCCCCTTCACCCCCTTCCTTTATTTGGCtgtggactattttttttttttttgaccaaatGTATGTACCAGTTATGTGACTGATCTTGGAGTATCTCGATAGAGGAAATTTCCTGATTTTTATGCATTCTTGCTGTAATGTCTAGAATGTGGAGATGTAAATGATGCTCTTAGAACCTGGGACGCTGGAGCGGTAGCTCCCTAGTGACTTGAGGGTAGTTTTCGGACACTAAATTTGGGCTCATCTTGTCTGTCATACCCTCTATGTGGTAGAGTTCAATTGAAGGCTGCCTTTAATGGGTTTGTAAAATTTAGATTTTGCAGGAGGAAATATCATCCTGATGCTTTctataagttaatttttttttgattagTAACTAAGAACTTATTCTTTGTTACAGAGATTGAATGGCCAAAACAGAGAAGTGGAATTAACCCTTACTGtaagcatttattttcttcttggtacCTGACTCATTTGTGATGAAACAACTTAAAAAACTTGTGAATTTTCACTTATTTCATGACAGGTGTTATCActctgttcatttttttcccatttatttatttatttatttatttatttattgtttttggtgACTTATAAAAAAGGAATCTGTTATTTGCATACTTTGTGAATATGATGCTAATAAAAAGGCTtcaaaggccagcttggtctccagagagtgttcctggacagccaggattacacagacaaaccctgtctcaataaaagaaaagagaacaaacaaacaaaatgatagtGTTATGAAATATCACAACACATATAGtttgttttgtaaataaattatgtatttatgtctttaattttttttcaagactggatttcaatgtagctcaggctggcctcaaactctttgtAGATGAGGATGACTTTtaacttctcaagtgctgggattataagcctgAGCTATGATGCCTAgctctattttatgtgtgtttttttgtttgtttttgttttgttttgtttttgtttttcaagacaagatttctttgtgtagccctggctgtcctggaactcactctgtagatcaggctggccccaaactcacacaCCTgcttctagtgctgggattaaaggcaatggaccaccatgcctggtaggAGTCAGAGTATCTTATCCATTGTGATCGAGAGGTAAATTGTATCTCAGTTACTTGATATTCTCCATAAGATAAACATAATTTTTGTTAATTGAAAAAAAGAAGTtacaataaatgtatttataactgtgatttttgtacattaatttacttttttcttaaaaattgcaTATGATAGTTTCCTTGTTAAATTTTCTTGAAGAAATTTTAGGGATCTGGTAAACTTTACTACCTGCTGCAGGATTCTGGAAAATAGGATGAAATCCTGTTAGAAACTGCTGTGTTTAGCTGCAGGGCGGtagttcacgcctttaatcccaacactttggaggcagaagcaggccactctctgtgagttccaggccagctaaggatacacagagaaaccttgtcttgaaaagccaaaaaaagaaaacaaaaacaaaaactgctgtgttttttctttttttattagtgCTGGGGTTTCAGCCCAGGGTCTCAAGCCTCAGCTCTGCTAAATATGCACTCTACCTATTCAGTCACACTCTCAGCCCCAGGGGTGTGTCTTCCCATGTAGGGTGtaacattctttcttttcatgG is a genomic window of Peromyscus maniculatus bairdii isolate BWxNUB_F1_BW_parent chromosome 5, HU_Pman_BW_mat_3.1, whole genome shotgun sequence containing:
- the Pla2g15 gene encoding lysosomal phospholipase A and acyltransferase isoform X1 encodes the protein MDRHLLTCRATQLRSGLLVPLLLLMMLADLAFPAQRHPPVVLVPGDLGNQLEAKLDKPKVVHYLCSKRTDSYFTLWLNLELLLPVIIDCWIDNIRLVYNRTTRATQFPDGVDVRVPGFGETFSLEFLDPSKRNVGSYFYTMVESLVGWGYTRGEDLRGAPYDWRRAPNENVPYFLALREMIEEMYQMYGGPVVLVAHSMGNMYTLYFLQRQPQAWKDKYIHAFVSLGAPWGGVAKTLRVLASGDNNRIPVIGPLKIREQQRSAVSTSWLLPYNHTWSHEKVFVHTPTANYTLRDYHRFFRDIGFEDGWFMRQDTEGLVEATTPPGVELHCLYGTGVPTPDSFYYESFPDRDPKICFGDGDGTVNVENVLQCRAWQSHQEHRVSLQELPGSEHIEMLANASTLAYLKRVLFEP